From one Anticarsia gemmatalis isolate Benzon Research Colony breed Stoneville strain chromosome 20, ilAntGemm2 primary, whole genome shotgun sequence genomic stretch:
- the LOC142981655 gene encoding BRCA1-associated protein — protein sequence MSVSLCVLRIEIDEDLPEMGDNPAEMEAAKEQKKRDRGARESKTITVETYASVLTGPNTDTGLLPTSSRRSPPEGSSISEDDDTISFFCGNPLVEVTKGVLHLYKENEMKEAEEAKTLCLLSVPGALGAPDLLAFAAACQQDIAHVRVLRDGSPDHYMALFTFRTSHAAREFHETFDGVPYSSLEPNALCHMAWVSRVEWARDGTPPPSHTELPTCPVCLERMDESVAGVLSVQCAHAFHADCLVRWRDARCPVCRCAQTPEPRGGNTCLQCERAALAEEDGDETRENISGVAEGLLDGVEAGTLWICLICGHVGCGRYEGGHAAKHFLASNHTYALQLGSNRVWDYAGDNFVHRLVQNKADGKLVAAEGGFTSEDSACGGEKLDSAQLEFTYILTQQLDSQRMFYEQRMNKLETDHKAECDKLRLRAEAAETSAAALSDQVAALTKDNKTLEKKLHQVTNKLSTLQNELSEERGLAAALANSQAEWQARAKVREENFVKEVSELKEQLRDVMFFVEARGQLQAAGPDIEGATVSVAPPPKPRRKRR from the exons AAGCGGCGAAAGAACAGAAGAAGAGAGACCGCGGGGCCCGGGAGTCTAAGACTATCACTGTAGAGACGTATGCCAGTGTCCTAACTGGTCCCAACACAGACACTGGTCTATTACCTACCAGCTCCCGTCGCTCACCGCCAGAAGGGTCTAGCATTTCTGAAGATGATGATACCATTAGTTTCTTCTGTGGTAATCCACTTGTAGAAGTCACTAAAGGTGTACTACATCTTTATAAAGAAAA TGAAATGAAAGAAGCGGAAGAAGCCAAGACCCTGTGCTTGCTATCAGTACCAGGTGCTCTCGGTGCTCCAGACCTGCTGGCGTTTGCAGCCGCCTGTCAGCAGGACATAGCTCACGTGAGGGTGCTGAGGGATGGATCTCCTGACCACTACATGGCGTTGTTTAC ATTCCGCACAAGCCACGCAGCGCGTGAATTTCACGAGACCTTCGACGGTGTTCCCTACAGCAGCCTAGAACCGAACGCGCTCTGTCACATGGCGTGGGTGTCGCGCGTGGAGTGGGCCAGGGACGGCACCCCGCCGCCGTCCCACACGGAGCTGCCCACGTGCCCCGTGTGCCTGGAGAGGATGGACGAGAGCGTGGCGGGCGTGCTCAGCGTGCAGTGCGCGCATGCCTTCCACGCGGACTGCTTGGTGCGCTGGAGGGACGCCCGGTGTCCTGTGTGCAGGTGTGCGCAGACCCCGGAGCCTAGGGGAGGGAATACTTGCTTGCAGTGTGAGAGAGCTGCTCTTGCAG AGGAGGATGGCGACGAGACGCGGGAGAATATCAGCGGCGTGGCGGAAGGTCTGCTGGACGGCGTGGAGGCCGGCACGCTGTGGATCTGTCTCATCTGTGGACATGTCGGCTGTGGCAG atatGAGGGCGGTCATGCAGCGAAACATTTTCTGGCCTCAAACCACACATATGCATTACAGCTGGGCTCCAACCGAGTCTGGGACTATGCTG GCGACAACTTCGTGCACCGCTTGGTCCAGAACAAGGCGGACGGTAAACTGGTGGCGGCCGAGGGAGGCTTCACGTCCGAGGACTCGGCGTGTGGCGGAGAGAAGCTGGACTCCGCGCAGCTGGAGTTTACCTACATACTGACACAGCAGCTCGACAGTCAGAGGATGTTCTATGAACAACGGATGAACAA GTTAGAAACAGACCATAAGGCGGAGTGCGACAAGCTGCGGCTCCGGGCGGAGGCCGCCGAGACCTCCGCCGCCGCTCTGTCGGACCAAGTGGCCGCGCTCACCAAGGATAACAAGACGCTGGAGAAGAAACTACATCAAGTTACCAACAA ATTGTCAACATTACAAAACGAGTTGTCAGAGGAGCGAGGTCTGGCTGCGGCACTAGCTAACAGTCAAGCTGAGTGGCAGGCCAGAGCTAAAGTACGAGAGGAGAACTTTGTTAAAGAG GTATCCGAGCTGAAGGAGCAGCTCCGCGACGTGATGTTCTTCGTAGAAGCGCGCGGCCAGCTGCAGGCCGCCGGGCCCGACATTGAGGGGGCCACCGTCAGTGTCGCGCCGCCGCCCAAGCCCAGGAGGAAACGACGGTAG